One Silene latifolia isolate original U9 population chromosome 4, ASM4854445v1, whole genome shotgun sequence DNA segment encodes these proteins:
- the LOC141651511 gene encoding uncharacterized protein LOC141651511 has translation MVSIGFWNIRGLNKRNKQGDVRRLLHINKVGLFGLVETKVKSININKVQHSLGDRWRFLNNNDLKEGGRIWLLWDPTLFHVTLLQKDVQVIHVAVAHLLSGFSWTCSVVYGFNKDSERVGMWHSLQQCKASVNGPWLIMGDFNNVLHAGERAYFTWNNKQDEDKRVFNRIDRVLANDQWLSNGPSGIASFLPEGLYDHSPCIIRLWDDNDRLKFCFKYFNMWGQDERFKAIVQSIWQQQIKGCMMFQVANKLKLLKHPLRHMNREGFGDILNTAKVAQIVLEDIQKKLHHDPKNINLQAEERAAAATFKELDVPRNLFLNQKAKIQWMECNDENSHYFHSSIKARRAHNKVLAIKDQHGRLCSDNKDIENAFLDYYSDLLGSSKDAKAGRGVGSKESGIVEYCHGLKTCGLDSNKEGVLMGPMGDC, from the exons ATGGTTAGCATTGGCTTTTGGAATATTCGTGGCCTGAATAAAAGGAATAAGCAAGGTGATGTTAGACGTCTCTTGCACATTAATAAAGTAGGATTGTTTGGATTAGTGGAGACTAAAGTGAAATCTATTAATATCAATAAAGTGCAACATAGTTTAGGGGATAGGTGGCGTTTTCTTAACAATAATGACCTAAAGGAAGGGGGTAGGATCTGGCTCCTTTGGGACCCTACTCTCTTTCATGTGACTCTTCTGCAGAAGGATGTGCAAGTGATTCATGTGGCTGTTGCTCACTTGTTGTCTGGTTTTTCCTGGACTTGCTCTGTTGTCTATGGATTCAACAAGGACAGTGAGAGAGTAGGGATGTGGCATTCCTTACAGCAGTGTAAGGCAAGTGTTAATGGCCCTTGGCTCATCATGGGGGACTTTAACAATGTGCTTCATGCTGGGGAAC GTGCATATTTCACATGGAACAACAAGCAGGATGAGGACAAAAGAGTTTTTAATAGAATTGACAGGGTCCTTGCTAATGATCAATGGTTGTCTAATGGTCCTTCAGGGATTGCATCTTTCTTACCTGAGGGCCTTTATGATCATAGCCCTTGTATCATTAGGCTATGGGATGATAATGATAGACTAAAATTTTGCTTCAAATATTTCAACATGTGGGGACAAGATGAGAGATTCAAAGCTATTGTTCAATCCATTTGGCAGCAGCAGATCAAAGGGTGTATGATGTTCCAGGTGGCCAATAAGCTCAAACTTCTCAAGCACCCTCTCAGACATATGAATAGAGAAGGTTTTGGTGATATTCTTAACACTGCCAAGGTAGCTCAAATTGTACTTGAAGACATACAAAAGAAGCTCCATCATGATCCAAAAAATATTAACCTTCAGGCTGAGGAAAGGGCTGCAGCTGCTACTTTTAAGGAGCTGGATGTGCCTAGGAACCTGTTTCTCAACCAGAAAGCTAAAATTCAATGGATGGAATGCAATGATGAGAATTCCCACTACTTTCATAGCTCCATTAAAGCTAGAAGAGCCCATAATAAGGTTTTGGCTATTAAGGATCAACATGGTAGGCTTTGCTCTGATAATAAAGACATTGAGAATGCTTTCCTTGACTACTATAGTGATCTCCTAGGCAGCTCAAAGGAT GCCAAAGCAGGAAGGGGGGTTGGGTCTAAAGAATCAGGAATTGTGGAATATTGCCATGGTTTGAAGACTTGTGGATTGGATAGCAACAAAGAGGGAGTCCTTATGGGTCCAATGGGTGACTGCTAA